CATGCCACGAGCAGATGCCGGCGTGTGGCCTCTGCAAGCTCAGATGCCACCAGGCCCCTCACCTGGGGCACGTGGTCACGGTTGAAATGCAAGGTGAGGCGGGCACAGTTATTGTCCAGGTGGCCGGAGCGTGGCAGGCAGGGGGTGCTCGGTGGCTCTTCTGCGCCGCACTCCCCCCAGGCCTCACAGGGTGGTCGCAGACACTGGCCTGGGGCCTTCTCCAGGCACCTTTGCCCCAGTGGGCACTGGGCGCTCAGGGCCTCGGGCTGGCCGGCCAGCAGACAAGGCTTCCATCCGCACCACACCTGGGCAGGCACGCACAGGAGGGTCAGGCGCAGGCGCACAGGAGGGTCAGATGCAGGCACACAGATGAGAACCCACAGGCAGGCACGGGCCCCATGCCAAGGAGGGACACCGCCCAAGTCTGTGAGCCCCAGGGCCCAGCCCACCCCCTACCCAGGGCTCCCAGGGAGGCAGGCCAAGCTCGACATCAGAAAGGGCAGGCGGAGCAAGGCAGGACCCAGACCAGGCCTGTTTTCCCAACTGCACATCGAAGCATGGGGCCTGGCTGAGCTCTCGCCTCCCTGGGTGTCCCTGAGGGCAGACGGCTCTCAGTCCATCCGGACCCCAGCACCCGCCTCCTGATCTCACAGAGTGGCCAGGGTCAGCGTGCACCAGCCTCGGGTAGGGCAGGGCGGCTCACGGGCTGCCCTCACCTTGCTGCAGTCACGGCGGCCATCCAGGCAGCGGCAGCTGTTGCAGTCTTCCACCCAGGAGCTTCCGTGTGGGAACGGAGTGCCCCGGGACCAGCAGGATCTCCCGAACCCGATCACTGTGGGGAGAAGGGGCTCGAGGGTCAGCAGTGGGCATCTGGCCCTCGGGGCTGGGTGTCACCCATGCCCCCCAACCCGCCCCAACCCAGGGCAATCACACGGGGCCTACCTTCCTGGCACCGGGGGCCGGCTCGGCCGGGTGGGCAGCTACAGCGATACCCGTTGATCTCATCCACACACGTGGCCCCGTAGGCACAGGGCGAGGACTGGCACTCGTCGATGTCTGCAGGGAGAGCCACCGCTGCTCAGTGCAGTGAGGCCAACGCCCACCGCAGGACCGGCATGGCCTAGGGCAGCGGGGAGCCAGTGGCACACAGGCGCAAGCCCCAGGACAATGAGGAGCAGCCCCTGCCCCCGAGCCCAAGCTGCTGCCTGCCTGAGGCCTTCCTGAGCCCAGCCTGACCCTGGCCCAACAGCACCCTCCTCCGTCTGCTTCTGCAGTGGGCCTGTCCCATCCTGGATTAGCCCCAGCTGCTGCGTCGGACCAGCCAAGGGGTGCTGGACAGACAGCTGGGCCAACACCCAGGGACAACAGCCCTGCGGCCACAGAGGAGCCCACGTCAGGCTGCACGCTCCAACCCCCACAGCTCCCTGGGCCCCGGACTGgtcccccaggctggggctcCCCACTTAATCACTTGGCAGGGTATACAGCAGGAACCCCACAGGGCACAGacatgtggggaaactgaggctcagaagagaGGCAGGAAGTAGTTGTGGCCACACTGCCCTTCAAGGGACGTGGACGTTGATGTCCCCAGACTCCTGACACCGCGGCTGGGCTGAGGGgctcccagggctggggctgtcTGGCCACTCACTGATGCGGCAGTCAGGCCCCGCGAAGCCAGGTGCACACTCGCAGCGGAACCAGTTGACGCCGTCAACACAGATGCCACCATTGTAGCTGCAGAGCAGAGGGTGGGCATCAGGTGGCCCCCCGTGGTATGCCAAGTCCCACCCACCCCTGCTGTGGCCCCCAGGGTGCCACTCACCAAGGCAGAGGGTTGCAGTCGTTGGTATCTGGTTTGGGAGAAGAGAACGCAGGGGATCAGTACCCACCCCCCAagcgtgccaggcactgtccagGCTGGCTTGGCGTGATCAggctgtggggctggggagggtcaTCAAGGAGGGTGCCTTttgctgggggcaggggcagcagggGGAGGGGCTGGCAGAAGGGACTGGGGGGCGAGTCGGGGGCAGGGATGTCATCTGGGTGGAGGAAAGCGGCCCCCGCCCACACCCCTCCCACACTCACTGTGAGTGCAAGTACGACCCTCCCAGCCGTCCCGGCAGATGCAGGAGAAGGAGGCCCCGCTGCCCACGCAGGTGCCACCATTCACACAGGGGTTGGGCAGGCAGCTGCTGTTCTTGGCTgtaaggagaggaggaggagggagcgtCTCACCTGGCCCTGGGCTGGCCCTGGGTCTCCATACCGCGCCCCCAACCCAGACAGGGCAGACAGACccgggggcagggggcagggggcaggtggCAGGTGTGGCCCTCAAAAAAGACCCCTCGGCCCATCGCGCCCGAGGGAGCGGTGCCTGGGAGGGCATATGCCCGGCGGTCGCAGAGGCAGCGGGGGCTCCTCACCGACGGCGCAGGTGCTGCCCTTCCAGCCGGGGGGGCAGGCGCAGCGGAAGGTGTCGCCGCTGTCGTAGCAGGTGCCACCGTTGCTGCAGGTGTAGGCATCGCACTGGAACTCGCCTGTTGGCACATGGGCCGCTCAGCAGGCAGGCCCCAGACCGCCAGGGCCAGGGTCCTGGGGGCAGCCCCAGGCGGCCAGGGCCTGCGGACACTCACGTGAGTGGCAGGTCTTGCCCTTCCAGCCGTCGTCGCACGCACAGTAGAAGTCATTGACCAGGTCGTAGCAGCGGCCGCGGCTGTGGCAGGGATCGGGAAGGCAGTCGTTGGGATCTGGGGGCGAGGACGCCGGTCAGCGGGCGGGGGGTCACCGGCGCTCAGGGAGGGCTTCCCGGGGGAGGAAGCACTGGAGCTGGGCCAGGTGAGGACAGAGAGGGGCGGGGGAGGAGCGTCGGGCCGGGGGAGCTGGCCTCGGGCATGGGGGCAGCCTGGGACTCCACCCCATGGTGGCAGCACCCCCTGGCCAGGCCTTTCTGGGTACGGGGCCTGCCGCACCCAGACAGCGGTCCATCTCAGGGTGATAAGGGGCCCACAGGGGTGGAGGCACAGGCCGTGTGGGCGGGTGCTGGAACACTCACTGGTGTCGCAGAGCTCGCCCTCCCAGCCGCTGGGGCAGAAGCAGCGGAAGGCGTCCACCTCATCGATGCATGTGCCCCCATTGCGGCAGGGCTGGCCCAGGCAGTCGTCAATGTCTGCAGAGGCGAGCGGGGTGAGCCAGGGCCTCAGGCCAGCCCAGCCCCACCACCAGCCCGCCGTTCGTGGCCACTCACTCTCATGGCAGTAGGTGCCAGTAAAGCCACTGTCACAGATGCAGGAAAAGTTGCCCCCTGGCTGGCTGACGCAGCGTCCATGGGGGCCACACACGCCGGAGGCTGCTGTGCCAGGCATCCCAGGCCCCGCGTCTGACCCGCAGCCATCGATCACTATGGCAGGCAGTACAGTCAGGAGTCAGGCCCGCCCCTGCCCCaccacctcccccaccaccccatgcCGCACCCAGCACCTCTGCAGGCCCCGCCAGGGCACGGCTCGCGGGGCACGGAGCAGTTCTTGCCACCAAAGTCATCAGGGCAGGCGCAGTAATAGTCACCCTCCAGGTTATAGCAGCGAGCGCCGTTCCGGCAGGGGCTTGGCTCACAAAGGTCGACATCCACCTGCAGGGTGGGGGGTGCCTGTGAGAGCctaggcccaggcccaggccggGAACACAGGCCAGGCCTCTGTCCATACGAAGGTAGATCCCTGGGGACCCCCAGGCCCCTCCGCCCTGGGCCTAACAGTGCCAGCCAGAGCCCAAGACCCCTGCCCACCTGAGACTGCCCAGGCCTTAGCTGAACGCAGATACCTGtgggcccccacccccacctccactgcAGCCCAGCTTCCTCACTGTCCCTCGGGAGGAGTGTGGCCTTGGCCCCTGCTGCTGGCAGGAAGGACAGCTCCTGAGCCCCTCACACACTGCCTGGCCACCCTCAGAGCCAAGACTGTGGGTCTTTTCCAGGGCCAGCCACTGCCATGCTTGCAGGTCCTGAGGTCAGacccctgccctgggccccaAGAAGCCCTCTGGACAGGAGGCCCATCCTCTGCACCAAGGCCAGGGCAGGATCGTGGGCGGCCGAGGGTGgtagggaggtgggtggggggaggcagGGAAAAAGGGGAAGTAAGGGGAGGGGGTGGTAGGGAGGCAGGTAATGGGGAggcagggttgggggaggtggggaagggggtggtagggaggtgggtggggggaggcagggttgggggaggtggggaagggggtggtagggaggtgggtggggggaggcagGGTTGGGGGAGGTAGGGGAGGGGTGATAgtgaggtgggtggggggaggcagggttgggggaggtggggaagggggaggtggggaagggggtggtaggggtggtggggaagggggaaggcAGGTTACTTTGGAGGCaggggggaaggggaggttgggggagggggtccAGTACCAACAGATGGTCAGAGGGAGGCGAGAGCATCAGCCCTGAGAGAGATGCCCACTCCGACCCAGGACTCACCTATGACAGGTGTATACCTCTCCACCATCAGGCACCCACCCTACCCCATGTGCTCTGCCCACCAGAGCCCCCTGCCCTCCAGTCCCGAGGGAGTGCACAGATGGACAGATAGGCCTGGGCAGCCAGCAGCCCGGGGGCTCCTAGCCCAGGCCACCAGGAAACCCATCACAACAAGCAATGGCCACAGGGGGCCAAGCCTGGTGACCTGTGACAGCCCCGCCTGCCCACCTGGCACCCAGTGGAGAGCTGAGCCTGGGACGCCTTGGGGACAACTTCCCCTGCAGCACCCCTGGGTCACTCAGGCCCCATGGTCAGGGGACGAGGCCTGCCCTACAGCTCCCAGAGCAGCAGGTGGGGCAGGGTGACCAGGCAGACCTCACCTCACAGAGAGGCCCGGAGAAGCCCTGGGGGCAGTGGCAGTGGAAGCCGTCGGCCAGGTCCTCGCAGAGGCCGCCGCTGTGGCAGGGGCTGCTGGCACACTCGTCTCGTTCCAGCTCGCAATGCCGGCCTCCGAAGCCCCGTGGGCACACACACTGGTACCCGTTCACCAGGTCCTGGGCGGGCCAGCCAGGTGAGCGTCCCGCAGGCACCCTGACGGCCCCGCAGCACCCACGCCACACACCCTCCTGGCCCCGCCTCACCTTGCAGGTGCCCCCATGCTGACACTGCCCGCGACAGTCGTTGACGTCTGGGGGCAGAGGAGCAGGGTCAGAGGCGGGGTCCCATGTGCCTCGGCCCACCCGCCGGCGCCCACCCCCCATACTGACTGATATGGCAGTTGATGCCCTTCCAGCCCGGGATGCAATCACAGTAATAGCCGCCAATCAGGTTTTTGCAAGAAAAAGCGTTAAGGCATGGCTTCCCTTCACACTCATTGGCGTCTGTGAAAGAGACAAGGTGGGAGCCGTGGGGCTCGGGCCCTGCCTGCCCCCTGCAGCACGGGCACCTGGCACCCGCAGCCCAGCAGCCCCAGCAGCCCCAGCAGCCCCCGCAGCCCCAGCAGCCCCCGCAGCCCGCATGCGCGGCCCACGTTCCCATGCACTCGCTCGGAGCCCTTACCCAGCTGGCAGGTGGCCCCCACCCACTGCTCGGGGCAGATGCACTCAAAGCCGTCCACCTGGTCCACACAGGTGCCACCGGCCGCACACGGGTTCGAAGCACACTCATCGATGTCTGCAGAGGGTGGAGAAAGGTGGGGCCCTGGCAGTGTGAGCCGTGGGAATAAGGTCCCCATGGGCAGGTGGCGCTGCAAGCCTGGGTCTTCCTGCCATTTGTCCTCGCCAAGCCAGCCGCAGCCACACGTGTGGACTTGACCACTGCACCCCATCCCCAGCGAGTTGCCCCACTCCCAGACCCCCACTGATACTAGGCAGGAGTCCCCTACTCACGTGCAGACACTCACCAAGGGCACAGGTGGGCCCGCTCCAGCCCGATGGGCAGTGGCATTCGAAGCCGGACGGCACCTCATGGCAAGAGCCCCCGTTGGCACACGGGTTGGAGGTGCAGGCGTGCTCAGCTGTAGAACCGCGGGGAGGGGGCAGAGCTGGCAGCCAGGCCCCCAGCTTTCCACAAGCACTCCTCCCCAAGCCCACAGGTTCCCAAGCTGGGGGTCAGGGGCCCACCACACAGGACGCCAGAGGGATGGGGCCTGACCGGCTCCCCAGGGAACCAGTCCCTGCCTGGCCAGAATTTGGGTGGCCAGCCCCCCACGTACCCTTCTCACAGTTCCTGCCCGAGTAGCCGTCAGGGCAGGTGCAGCGGTACTGGTCAGGCTCGGCGTTGATGCACGTGCCTCCGTTGGTGCAGGGGTGGTGGCTGCCACAGTAGTTCAGgtctgggggcaggggtgggatgCTCAGGGGAAAAGCCGGCCCCCCGCTCCCCCACAACCCACACTTCGATGGCAGAGCATTAGGCCTGCCGCCCCCTACCACTACCTTTGTCACAGAGCAGGCCGCCCCAGTTGGTCTCACAGTTGCACTGCCAGGGCTCCACACAACTGCCATGCACGCAGCCGGGGTAGGGGACACACTCATCGCAGAACCTCCCTTGCCAGCCGTAGCTgcacctgggggaaggaggaggggcgCAAGACCCAGTGAGCTGTGGTGCCTGAAAGGGTGGCAGGGGAGCCAGGCACAGTCACCCACGCCACACCCAGGGCCGGCGGGCGGCCTCAGGCCTTTGAACTGGAGCAGCCCCAGCCAGGCAGGGGTTGCAGCCCTGCCGGCCAGCCCCACTGTCACGGGCATTCCCGGCCGCTGGCTGCCGACGGTCAGCCCCAGCTGTCCCGTCACTCCTCCCTGAGCTATTTTGGGATTCACCCGTGAGCTGGGCCCCGAGAGCAGGCACCAGGAAAGGAAGGCCCTGCCGGGACCCCGGGGATGAGAATGCCGGCTCGGACTCACAAGGTGCTGCCAGGGCCGGGAGGCACCAGGGGCTGGGTAGGCCAGCGGGCAGCAGGGGAGCACTCCTGGCTCTGCCTCGGCCATGTGGCCCTGGGCACAGCACGTGCCCTCGCCCCCACCTCAAAGGCAGTCATTTCGCTCGCTCCCAGTAAAGTCCCACAAGGTACCCATCTCACAGATGGGGCTACTGAGGCCCACAGGCTGGCCTGGGCCAGCCCTGCCCAGGGTAGTTCCTGATTCTGCAGGAGCTCCAGCTGCACCCCCAGCTGCACCCCCCAGGACACAACCACCAGGACTCGCCCTGCCCCAGGCTATCGGCCAACGTCCTGTCTTGGGAGTCCCCCAGGAGAGGGCAGGTGGCCAGGGTAGAACATGGCCTGACTTGAGGGTGCCTCCGTCAGGGGAGAGAGCCTGCAACGACCCCAAGGCTCAGCAGGCTGCCATCCAGGCCCTGCCGGGACTCCCGGGGGGCCCTTCCTAGAACTCTCCGGTCCTGCAGGACGGGAATGTCATCCAGGCCACGTCACTTCCACACCGGCACCCGCCAcactttatttttgtaaaaggAAAGAACCACGGCCCTTCCTGAGCCGCCCTCAAGCCACACAGCCAGCACCGAAGGCCTATCAGCCCAGTTCAGCTGccacaaatggggaaactgaggccgggAAGAACGTGTCTCCAGTATCCAGCCCAGCATGCACAGTGGTCCGCGTGGGTGGCCTCACATCCCGCCTAGAATCCCTCCTCCACAGACACAGAGACCCAGGCTCAGGGCGGGGCTGTGACACACCTTGGGTCATCGGCCAGAGAGCGGCCACAGCCGGGCTCAGAGCCCAGACCTCGTGGGTCCCAAGGGCGTGCTCTCGACCCTGGGCAGGGCAGCCCACACCAGGCCCCCACCTCCTGGTTTCCCCAGCCAGCAGCCCCAGGGCCCTGGAGAGGCGGCGGCAGGAAGGCATGGCCATCTCCGCAGCATCCGGTGGGGGGGCGTCCTGCACTGGAACCTGAGCCGAGGCTGTCAGCAACAGCTGGGCCTCCCCGACAGGGCCAGCAAGAGGGGCAGGCGGAGCTCACCTACTGCCCCCACCCACCAGGCCCCCCAGACTCCGGCTCATCTTCCTGCGGGTAAAGGGCAGGGATGGCCAACTTCTCTGCTGCCTTCCTCCAGCCTTGGTGTGACATTCAAGCTGCCAGCCAGCAGCCATCCAGGGAGGGTGGCACTGCCATCCAGGTTGTGTGATGCACACTGGGCCAGGCGAGGGTGAGTGGGGCCGACTCCCGTAGATCTACATCTACATCTGCCCAGACCAGGTCCACCTTGTTGCACTTTCTGAGCTGACTTGGGACTCGCTCAACCTGCCGGGAATCCCTGTGTGTGCAAGTGACCGGGTGGGCGGCCCCAGCCCTGCTTGCCTCCCCGCTCTGGGACTGGCCGGGAAAGCTCCTCACTGTACCCTCCAGGCCACTCAACCGTGGGGCCTGTGGAAGGGTCACCCACCTCCCCACCTTGGCTCCCAACTCAGCTGGTTCCCAAACTCCCCGACTCCTCTCCAAAACGCCACgctgtgtgaccctggggaaATCAGTAGGCTCTCTGTGCCCCAGTGTCCTCGTCCCATGGAGGCAAACCCACTCCACAGAGGGAGGTCCTGGGACCCCTGCAATCCAAGGCTGGCTGGAGGGCGGTGCTCACCTCCACCTGCTGTCTCTCCACCCGCTCGCGCCCCTCTCTCGGGCTCCCCAGCTTGCTCACGCACAGTGAGCGCCACGGCTCGAAGCCCGTGCCCACCCCAGACCCTGGGCCCCAGCCCCTCTGGTTGCCCTGCTGACTTCTCTGCTCCACTCTAGGGCAAAGCTGCCAGCCCCCCTGGCTGGATCCCCCACACTCTGGTCTGGGTCCAGAGGCCTCCACCATCTGGACTTGGCTGTAAGACCCCGGACACTCCCTTGTGGAGGCCCTTGCTGACTCCTCATCCATCCGCCCTGACCTGTGGCAGCCGGGACTTGCTCCTTGGCCTCCCTCCTCTCTGCCTTCCCCACTTTCCCGTCACCGCCTGAATGCCACCCCCCACAGGCCCCGCGTGGCGCAGGCCAGGCCTCTCCCACGAGCTTTCTGGGTGTCTCCAGGGACAGGGCAGGCATCGCCTCTCCACATCCAGCTAACCCCGGCCCCGCCTGCTCCTCTGTGGCATTCCTCCTGCCACCATGGCTCTGCTACTCAGCAGCTTGGGGTTCTCCCTGACTCCACACCCTTCCTGCTTGATCAAATCCATCCACAAACCCCTGGGCTCCACCCCAGGATGTCTGCAGGACCCGTGCGCCTCTCCCCCTTCCACTGACCCCCTCCCCATCCCGctggcccctcccccaccacccccacatGCCCCACAGCGGCCTCCCCCTCACAGCCTCCCGTCTGGTGCTTCCCCACTCAACAGCTACCACAGCCCTTCCACCCACCTTGCCCAGCTACAAACCTGCCAGCAGCCCCTTCCTCTGTCCCTGGTCCTGCAGGCCTCAGCTCCCACCACTGGTCTGCTCTGCCGCCCCTCGCCTGCTGGTGTCACTTGCCGGCCGCTCGCCGCCCACCCCCTCCCCATGGGCAGGGTTACCGTGTCCTCTGCCCATGCCCCATCTCTGGGTGGCTTGCAGCCTCCGGGTCTCTGCCCCTCGGTGACGTGACTGTCCAGCCAGCCTCCCCAGTCTCTCCTcactgtcctcacatggctgCCGCCATCAGACACATCCCATGCTCAGACACGCACCTACTGCACTAAGGAGCCTCCCGAGCTCAGGGCCCGGCTCTCACAGCTGTGTGCCCAACCTCCAGCCAGCTCCGGGCGACTCCTGACAGCAAGGCTGTGTGTGCCAGTGAGGACGTGAGGGCAAAGGTTGGGAGGGCAAAGACGGGCCGGCGGCACACTCACCTGCACTCCCCAGGCACGGTGCATCCCCCGTGGAGCAAATTACACCCTTGTTTACACACAGCTGCGAACAGAGAGGAGCGagaggcacagctgcagccagcCTGGCCGCAAGGCCTGTGCCCGGGGCCCTGCCCGAGGCCCTCCCTGCCCTCCACGCAGCCCAGCGGCCCCCTCACCTTCCTTGCACTCCTTGCCCATCCAGCCGTCCATGCAGGCCTTGTTGCCGTACTGGTCGCAGGTGTAGTGGCCGAAAAAGTCGTTGCGGGGCCGGCAGAACTTGTTGCAAGTGGCGCTGTAGTAGTTCTCGTCGCAGCGCACGCGGATCTGCAGCTCCAGGTGCGCCACGTGGCCGCTGAAGTGCAGGCTCTTCC
This genomic stretch from Homo sapiens chromosome 14, GRCh38.p14 Primary Assembly harbors:
- the JAG2 gene encoding protein jagged-2 isoform X3, encoding MRAQGRGRLPRRLLLLLALWVQAARPMGYFELQLSALRNVNGELLSGACCDGDGRTTRAGGCGHDECDTYVRVCLKEYQAKVTPTGPCSYGHGATPVLGGNSFYLPPAGAAGDRARARARAGGDQDPGLVVIPFQFAWPRSFTLIVEAWDWDNDTTPNEELLIERVSHAGMINPEDRWKSLHFSGHVAHLELQIRVRCDENYYSATCNKFCRPRNDFFGHYTCDQYGNKACMDGWMGKECKEAVCKQGCNLLHGGCTVPGECRCSYGWQGRFCDECVPYPGCVHGSCVEPWQCNCETNWGGLLCDKDLNYCGSHHPCTNGGTCINAEPDQYRCTCPDGYSGRNCEKAEHACTSNPCANGGSCHEVPSGFECHCPSGWSGPTCALDIDECASNPCAAGGTCVDQVDGFECICPEQWVGATCQLDANECEGKPCLNAFSCKNLIGGYYCDCIPGWKGINCHINVNDCRGQCQHGGTCKDLVNGYQCVCPRGFGGRHCELERDECASSPCHSGGLCEDLADGFHCHCPQGFSGPLCEVDVDLCEPSPCRNGARCYNLEGDYYCACPDDFGGKNCSVPREPCPGGACRVIDGCGSDAGPGMPGTAASGVCGPHGRCVSQPGGNFSCICDSGFTGTYCHENIDDCLGQPCRNGGTCIDEVDAFRCFCPSGWEGELCDTTAAAATTWSMTSTVRATTAGRARPATHASSSAMPTPAATVAPATTAATPSAAPAPPAGRAAPAPSPRTAAACPTPV